In Stieleria varia, one genomic interval encodes:
- a CDS encoding flagellar basal body P-ring protein FlgI, translating into MLCCAVVYGLLINGQPAHGQTPLPEYSEARNLQVDDTVRVKDITFLEGERVNHVSGEGLVFGLSGTGGKAEQTRVMATNYFLRRGMQVGTVNTKNMSAVVVSGKIPAYARKGETILVTVSVVDDASSLRGGTLNQTALRGIDDEIYAIAQGPIIGGGVSAGGNAASLQKNHPTVGVCEAIVEREIGCEQIVRQGRIRLVLRNKAYSTATQIMNAINAAFPDHAVALNSGTVEIVVPRQFSQSLPAFISMVGSVRVQPDQPARVVINQKTGTIVMGHNVKISRVLFASENIVIATSESPIASQPAPFSGGETAILPRSDVGIFESGGTYNVWRGGLTVGDLANALNTLAVSPNTLIGVMTSLRNQGALQAELVIE; encoded by the coding sequence GTGTTGTGCTGCGCAGTGGTGTACGGACTGTTGATCAATGGTCAACCAGCGCACGGTCAAACACCGCTGCCCGAATACAGCGAAGCGAGAAACTTGCAAGTCGATGATACGGTTCGTGTCAAGGACATCACGTTTCTAGAAGGCGAGCGGGTCAACCACGTTTCCGGCGAAGGACTCGTTTTTGGACTCAGTGGCACAGGCGGCAAAGCTGAGCAGACGCGAGTGATGGCGACCAACTACTTTCTACGTCGCGGCATGCAAGTCGGTACGGTCAACACCAAGAACATGTCCGCCGTGGTGGTCTCTGGAAAAATCCCCGCCTACGCTCGCAAAGGCGAAACCATCTTGGTCACGGTTTCAGTGGTTGACGATGCGTCGAGCCTTCGTGGCGGAACACTCAATCAAACCGCATTGCGTGGTATCGATGACGAGATCTATGCGATAGCCCAAGGTCCAATCATCGGCGGTGGAGTCTCCGCAGGCGGTAATGCGGCATCGTTGCAAAAGAATCATCCGACAGTCGGCGTTTGTGAAGCCATCGTCGAACGTGAAATCGGTTGCGAACAGATCGTTCGACAAGGACGCATCCGACTGGTGCTGCGGAACAAAGCGTATTCCACCGCGACCCAAATCATGAACGCGATCAACGCTGCGTTTCCTGATCACGCGGTGGCGTTGAACTCCGGGACGGTGGAAATCGTCGTGCCTCGGCAATTCTCGCAGTCGCTGCCCGCGTTCATTTCCATGGTCGGATCCGTGCGCGTACAGCCCGACCAACCTGCCCGCGTGGTGATCAACCAAAAAACTGGAACTATCGTGATGGGTCACAACGTCAAGATCTCTCGCGTTCTCTTTGCAAGTGAAAACATCGTAATCGCGACGAGCGAGTCACCCATCGCATCACAGCCTGCACCCTTTTCCGGAGGTGAGACCGCGATCCTGCCTCGTAGCGATGTCGGGATCTTTGAAAGCGGAGGGACCTACAACGTCTGGCGTGGCGGACTGACGGTCGGTGATCTCGCGAATGCCCTGAACACCCTCGCCGTATCCCCCAACACGCTGATCGGTGTGATGACATCTCTGCGAAACCAAGGCGCCTTACAAGCAGAGCTCGTGATCGAGTGA
- a CDS encoding flagellar hook-basal body protein, with amino-acid sequence MINGLYSGAAAMETLAKQQEMISANLMHVNSSGHRRTQAGIQQRFEAENLDASIDLGPEVGTLQRSFEPGRHLETGRPLDVAISGDGFLVFDVDGTEHYSRNGRLFRNPETNLLINEEGFPIQGENGPITIDPSISDRDIAIATDGTISANGVELGRIQTAAFEDNQSLIPVGIASFIAGENSVKSDALVQLSQFNHELSNVQPVTELIALIVNSRQYEAVQKATRALSDSLQEYIRA; translated from the coding sequence ATGATCAACGGCTTGTACAGCGGTGCTGCCGCGATGGAGACACTCGCCAAGCAGCAGGAGATGATTTCTGCCAACTTGATGCACGTCAATTCAAGCGGCCACCGACGCACTCAAGCGGGGATTCAGCAACGATTTGAGGCAGAAAATCTGGACGCCAGCATCGACCTCGGGCCGGAGGTGGGCACGCTACAGAGAAGCTTTGAGCCAGGACGTCACTTGGAGACGGGCAGACCCCTGGACGTCGCCATCTCCGGGGACGGGTTTCTGGTGTTCGACGTCGATGGCACCGAACACTACTCACGAAATGGACGCCTGTTTCGCAATCCTGAAACCAATCTGCTGATAAATGAAGAGGGTTTTCCTATTCAAGGAGAGAACGGTCCCATCACGATAGACCCGAGTATCTCGGATCGGGATATAGCGATTGCAACCGATGGAACGATCTCTGCAAACGGAGTCGAGCTTGGCAGAATCCAGACCGCAGCATTCGAAGACAACCAGTCTTTGATTCCCGTCGGTATCGCAAGCTTCATCGCGGGCGAGAACTCAGTCAAATCCGACGCCCTCGTTCAGTTGTCGCAGTTCAATCATGAGTTGTCCAACGTTCAGCCGGTGACCGAGCTCATTGCGTTGATTGTCAACAGCCGTCAATACGAAGCGGTCCAAAAGGCGACCCGCGCTCTGTCGGACTCGCTGCAAGAGTACATCCGCGCCTAG
- the flgG gene encoding flagellar basal-body rod protein FlgG: protein MLKAFYSSATGMRAQELLIDNTANNLANVNTTGFKKKHINFADLIYDTSKAPGAAAANGQLKPIGLQIGSGVRAVGTTSIFSQGSPQETGIDTHMAIEGDGFFKVTKDDLPAYTRDGSFVTNEQGQIVNSDGYLLDPQVAIPVDATDISISSSGVISYRIAGVSTTGPSIQLARFANPAGLQNLGSNLYAETAASGPETLGIPGTAGFGQLRQRFVEGSNVEVVSELVSLITAQRAYEVNSRAIRAGDEMLSSASDLVR from the coding sequence ATGCTCAAAGCCTTCTACTCCAGCGCCACGGGGATGCGTGCGCAGGAACTGCTGATTGACAACACCGCTAACAATCTGGCCAACGTCAACACGACCGGATTCAAGAAGAAACACATCAACTTTGCCGACTTGATCTACGACACAAGCAAAGCACCAGGTGCCGCTGCGGCCAACGGTCAGCTCAAACCGATCGGACTTCAAATCGGCAGCGGCGTCCGAGCGGTTGGAACAACGAGCATCTTTTCCCAAGGTTCGCCACAAGAAACCGGGATCGATACCCACATGGCGATTGAGGGCGATGGATTCTTTAAAGTCACAAAGGATGATTTACCGGCTTACACTCGCGACGGCTCCTTTGTCACCAACGAACAAGGTCAGATCGTGAACTCGGATGGCTACTTGCTGGACCCGCAAGTCGCTATCCCAGTGGATGCAACCGATATCTCCATCTCAAGCTCAGGCGTCATCAGCTACCGCATTGCGGGCGTGTCCACGACTGGCCCAAGCATTCAACTAGCGCGATTCGCAAATCCCGCCGGCTTGCAAAACCTCGGCAGCAATCTATACGCCGAAACGGCGGCCTCGGGCCCCGAAACACTTGGCATCCCAGGAACCGCCGGATTTGGACAGCTGCGTCAACGATTCGTAGAAGGCTCCAATGTGGAGGTGGTCTCGGAACTCGTTTCTCTGATCACGGCACAACGTGCCTACGAAGTGAACTCGCGTGCTATTCGCGCCGGCGACGAGATGCTCTCCTCGGCTTCGGACTTGGTACGATGA
- a CDS encoding rod-binding protein, protein MNPISGGLTSGLLDSATVTNLPSDAIASRMESVGTEFEGVFLSMMVKEMRNSLETGFFGEESSDTYGGMFDLFIGKHLAQSRPLGIAEMMLEQYSKNQDRSSPTASESSPQSPLNAETVSKTI, encoded by the coding sequence ATGAATCCGATCTCTGGAGGACTCACATCAGGACTGCTTGATTCCGCCACCGTTACGAATCTCCCTTCGGACGCGATCGCGAGTCGAATGGAATCCGTTGGCACCGAGTTCGAAGGCGTCTTTTTGTCGATGATGGTCAAGGAAATGAGAAACTCCCTCGAAACGGGATTCTTTGGCGAGGAATCGAGCGACACGTACGGCGGTATGTTCGACTTGTTCATCGGCAAACACCTTGCCCAATCGCGACCGCTCGGCATCGCAGAAATGATGCTGGAGCAATACAGCAAGAACCAGGATCGATCCTCGCCGACGGCGTCCGAATCCAGCCCCCAGTCGCCTCTCAATGCTGAAACCGTCTCCAAAACGATTTGA
- a CDS encoding FliM/FliN family flagellar motor switch protein: MSEEVGTEDDAAAVAQSENQDARGAGAPSGDQGSAEKVPDFQQQTSRPTTQPGKFQSKRFGGVQVSLTAHLGRAKVTIQELAALTEGAVIELDREIGEPVELVAQGVPLGNGEVVVVDDRFAVRIKEIYQT; the protein is encoded by the coding sequence ATGAGTGAAGAAGTCGGAACAGAAGATGATGCAGCGGCCGTTGCCCAATCCGAGAACCAGGACGCACGCGGCGCCGGGGCGCCCAGCGGGGACCAAGGCAGCGCCGAGAAAGTACCGGATTTTCAGCAGCAGACGTCACGTCCTACGACACAGCCTGGCAAATTTCAGTCGAAGCGATTTGGCGGAGTTCAAGTGTCACTGACGGCGCATCTGGGACGCGCCAAAGTCACCATCCAGGAACTCGCCGCCTTGACCGAAGGTGCCGTGATCGAACTGGATCGCGAAATCGGAGAGCCCGTCGAACTGGTCGCTCAAGGTGTGCCACTGGGCAATGGTGAAGTTGTCGTGGTCGATGATCGCTTTGCCGTTCGCATCAAAGAGATCTATCAAACCTAG
- a CDS encoding flagellar basal body L-ring protein FlgH yields the protein MTTLNRTHLAGMLAFAAIVLATQLQNARAQSLFERRSSNQVDQYRNYAAHNRGDLLSILINESTDVANRDERSMDKSGSSSVSGSLDYGFGGSLGSTAGDGSLGKSSASAREFSGDAEFRSARQFSDRFTVTVMDVLPNGNLVISGQRRIAVQGDVRELQLSGIVRQYDILPNNAVPSHLVANLRIELTPQGPEQAYTGQGWFSKKVNKFWPF from the coding sequence ATGACAACGTTGAACCGCACGCATCTGGCCGGAATGCTTGCTTTCGCCGCAATCGTCCTTGCAACGCAACTGCAAAACGCGCGCGCACAAAGCCTCTTCGAACGCCGATCCTCGAATCAAGTTGATCAGTATCGAAACTATGCGGCACACAACCGTGGCGACCTGCTATCGATCTTGATCAATGAAAGCACGGATGTCGCCAATCGTGATGAACGATCCATGGACAAGTCTGGCAGCTCGTCGGTCAGCGGATCGCTTGATTATGGATTCGGCGGCAGCTTGGGCAGCACAGCGGGCGACGGTTCGCTCGGCAAAAGCAGCGCCAGCGCTCGTGAGTTTAGCGGGGATGCTGAGTTTCGAAGCGCACGTCAATTTTCAGATCGCTTCACCGTCACGGTCATGGACGTACTGCCCAACGGCAACTTGGTCATCTCTGGCCAGCGGCGAATTGCTGTCCAAGGCGACGTACGCGAGTTGCAACTTTCAGGCATCGTGCGCCAGTACGACATCTTGCCCAACAACGCGGTGCCGTCGCATTTGGTGGCCAACCTCCGCATCGAGTTGACTCCACAGGGTCCCGAACAGGCCTACACCGGGCAAGGTTGGTTCAGCAAAAAGGTCAACAAGTTCTGGCCTTTCTGA
- a CDS encoding FliM/FliN family flagellar motor switch protein, whose translation MTGFSAQLSMGIVSTESYGKALEAVSKESLYTVADFEGQMSMLLYADASEYQVIVSEVLGIDRPEGDRDLSPVEQSLAEMFITELGDALCEGWMGAQKINIETSPIAKDPRKTRLYRSKDLMTQTMIEVTLKEGKAKLNLLMPKQPTCDLLDTLVDSRSAVESAKPSERLIASLPIDVTAVVGTAKIPMLDLTSLQPGQLIKLDQRIDQPIIAYVDDRPFYKCWPGRSGNTQSIEISCCLDERANGEVQ comes from the coding sequence ATGACTGGCTTTTCGGCACAGTTGTCCATGGGAATCGTCAGTACGGAGTCCTATGGCAAAGCACTTGAGGCGGTGTCGAAGGAAAGCCTCTATACCGTTGCCGATTTTGAAGGCCAAATGAGCATGCTTTTGTATGCGGACGCGAGCGAGTACCAAGTCATTGTTTCGGAAGTGCTGGGGATCGATCGGCCCGAAGGGGACCGAGACCTATCGCCCGTCGAACAATCGCTCGCAGAAATGTTCATCACCGAGCTTGGCGACGCGTTGTGCGAAGGATGGATGGGGGCTCAGAAAATCAATATCGAAACGAGCCCGATTGCCAAGGACCCTCGAAAGACGAGATTGTATCGCAGCAAGGACCTGATGACACAAACAATGATCGAAGTGACGCTCAAGGAAGGCAAAGCAAAGCTGAATCTGCTCATGCCGAAACAACCAACCTGTGATCTGCTGGACACGTTGGTCGATTCACGCAGCGCGGTGGAGTCGGCGAAACCTTCGGAGCGGTTGATCGCCAGCTTGCCCATTGATGTCACCGCAGTGGTCGGTACGGCAAAGATTCCGATGCTGGACCTGACTTCTCTGCAACCCGGTCAACTGATCAAGCTGGATCAGCGAATCGATCAGCCGATCATCGCCTATGTCGACGATCGTCCATTCTATAAATGCTGGCCCGGCAGATCGGGCAACACACAGTCCATTGAGATCAGTTGTTGTCTCGACGAAAGAGCAAACGGAGAAGTGCAATGA
- the flhA gene encoding flagellar biosynthesis protein FlhA, whose translation MANNSDSNFGFLQRSELWLSATFLATLVVLIIPLPTFLLDMFLACNIAAAIMLLLVTLGAKKPLDVAVFPSMLLLLTLFRLSLNVATTRLILLDGHAGKIVLTFGDFVVGGNLIVGVVIFLILVIIQFIVITKGATRISEVNARFTLDAMPGKQMAIDAELNTGAIDDKEAKVRRANLTREAEFHGAMDGASKYVRGDAIAGLIIMVVNILGGVMIGIGQGQSFGDAIQVYSILTIGDGLVSQIPALIIATSAGILVTKSASEMSLGDEITDQITSGYRSLYVAPAILFLVALTPGFPKIPFMLIAIGVLGFVIRAKRNAVADEASNDRKEREAAKPDELTPEEKGLQSFLQSERVVVEIGAGLISLVEPKKGKGIAERISTLRHDVAQEHGFWIPKARIRDNLQINVNEYRFLICGREIGRGTVIVNHHLAINPGNITADLEGQETRDPAFDLPAKWIPETLRRRAEMLGYTVVDAPTVLITHLSEVLRKHAHELLSRQDLQMMLDKLKEIAPTTVEEIKPDTVRPSTLHQVLVYLLREGIPITALEKIIESAVQHGPQVKDPVQLTERIRGSIGHLICDRFRGDDGRVRVIILEPRLEHRFRQSVNPESIVMQPHELERLVQTLQAKWEKSRLKNETAAVLVDSSIRYPLYRTIFRSLPEISVISYSEIPPDLLINTMGIVSYDEVISAGTPETEFNLKTLHEGSDSTT comes from the coding sequence GTGGCAAATAATAGCGACTCGAATTTCGGATTTCTGCAACGTAGCGAGCTTTGGCTTTCCGCGACGTTTCTCGCTACTCTAGTTGTCTTGATCATCCCCCTGCCGACGTTCTTGTTGGACATGTTCCTGGCCTGCAATATCGCCGCAGCGATCATGCTCTTGTTAGTGACGTTGGGAGCCAAGAAGCCGCTGGATGTCGCCGTCTTTCCATCGATGTTGTTGCTGTTGACGTTGTTTCGATTGTCACTCAACGTCGCAACGACTCGATTGATCTTGCTGGACGGTCATGCCGGAAAGATCGTTTTGACCTTCGGTGACTTTGTCGTCGGTGGCAATCTGATCGTCGGCGTCGTGATCTTTTTGATCCTCGTGATCATCCAGTTTATCGTGATCACCAAAGGTGCGACACGGATCTCGGAAGTCAATGCGAGATTCACTTTGGACGCGATGCCGGGGAAGCAGATGGCAATCGATGCCGAGCTGAACACCGGTGCGATCGACGACAAGGAAGCGAAGGTGCGGCGAGCGAACTTGACCCGCGAGGCAGAGTTCCACGGTGCGATGGACGGTGCCAGCAAGTACGTTCGTGGCGATGCCATCGCCGGGTTGATCATCATGGTGGTCAATATCCTCGGCGGAGTGATGATCGGAATCGGGCAGGGTCAATCGTTCGGCGATGCCATTCAGGTCTACTCGATTCTGACGATCGGCGACGGTTTGGTGTCTCAGATTCCGGCGTTAATCATCGCTACCAGTGCAGGTATCCTGGTCACAAAATCCGCATCGGAGATGAGCCTTGGCGACGAAATCACAGATCAGATCACCAGCGGATACCGATCGTTGTATGTGGCGCCAGCGATCCTATTTCTCGTGGCCCTGACCCCCGGGTTTCCAAAGATTCCCTTCATGCTGATCGCAATCGGAGTCCTCGGGTTTGTGATCAGAGCCAAACGCAATGCGGTCGCAGACGAAGCTTCGAATGACCGCAAAGAACGAGAGGCTGCCAAGCCGGATGAGCTGACTCCAGAAGAAAAGGGTTTACAGTCATTCCTGCAATCCGAACGAGTTGTGGTGGAGATCGGCGCCGGTTTGATCTCGTTGGTCGAGCCGAAGAAAGGAAAGGGAATCGCGGAGAGGATTTCCACTCTTCGACATGATGTTGCTCAAGAACACGGGTTCTGGATTCCGAAAGCGAGAATTCGAGACAATCTGCAGATCAACGTCAACGAGTATCGTTTTCTGATCTGCGGTCGAGAGATTGGACGGGGGACTGTGATCGTGAATCATCATCTGGCTATCAATCCAGGCAATATCACTGCTGATCTGGAAGGGCAAGAAACGCGAGACCCGGCATTCGACTTGCCGGCCAAATGGATCCCCGAAACGCTTCGTCGACGCGCGGAGATGTTGGGGTATACCGTCGTCGATGCACCGACCGTCTTGATCACACACTTGAGCGAAGTCCTGAGGAAGCATGCGCATGAATTGCTCAGTCGCCAGGACTTGCAAATGATGTTGGACAAACTCAAGGAAATCGCCCCGACGACGGTGGAGGAGATCAAACCCGACACGGTGCGACCGTCCACGCTCCATCAGGTCTTGGTTTACTTGCTACGTGAAGGAATCCCGATCACGGCATTGGAAAAGATCATCGAGTCCGCTGTCCAGCATGGGCCGCAAGTCAAGGACCCGGTGCAATTGACCGAACGCATCCGTGGCTCGATCGGGCACCTCATCTGCGACCGTTTCCGTGGCGATGACGGACGCGTTCGCGTGATCATCCTGGAGCCAAGACTGGAGCATCGATTCCGTCAAAGCGTCAACCCGGAATCGATCGTCATGCAGCCGCACGAACTGGAACGCTTGGTACAGACGCTGCAGGCCAAGTGGGAGAAGTCTCGATTGAAGAATGAAACCGCAGCGGTGCTGGTCGATTCATCGATTCGCTATCCCTTGTACCGAACCATCTTTCGATCGCTGCCGGAGATTTCAGTCATTTCCTACAGTGAAATCCCACCCGATCTGTTGATCAACACCATGGGCATCGTCAGCTACGACGAAGTCATTTCAGCGGGCACGCCGGAGACTGAGTTCAATTTGAAAACGCTGCATGAAGGTAGCGATTCCACGACCTAG
- a CDS encoding sigma-70 family RNA polymerase sigma factor — MNHALTEKYRRASQESLDQLILDNVPFVARILSTMDFTITDPDERENLHSAGILGLVKAANQYDPSRGVSFRTFAYPAIRGAIVDELRALQPVSQMVLKHIGMVRRVYESLEPPVTPEQLAEHSGLKLKQVIDCLEALRFIKPDDWNDLSDVVHDSWRHNVDSPEHALEMAELNELVASEIESLGEQERMVVTMYHRDELNMPEIGEVLGLSVPRISRIMATALFRIKEAIRCKTM, encoded by the coding sequence ATGAATCACGCACTGACCGAGAAATATAGACGAGCGTCACAGGAGAGTCTGGATCAATTGATCCTAGACAACGTGCCGTTCGTTGCGCGGATTCTCAGTACGATGGATTTCACCATCACAGATCCTGATGAAAGAGAGAATCTGCATTCGGCCGGCATCCTGGGGCTGGTCAAAGCCGCCAATCAGTATGATCCCTCGCGTGGCGTTTCGTTCCGAACCTTTGCCTACCCAGCCATCCGCGGCGCTATCGTCGATGAACTCCGTGCCCTGCAGCCCGTCTCACAAATGGTGCTCAAGCACATCGGCATGGTGCGACGCGTTTACGAGTCATTGGAGCCGCCGGTCACGCCGGAGCAATTGGCTGAGCATTCGGGATTGAAACTGAAACAAGTCATCGATTGCTTGGAGGCGTTGCGGTTCATCAAGCCGGATGACTGGAACGATCTGTCCGATGTCGTACACGACAGTTGGCGGCACAACGTTGATAGTCCCGAGCATGCACTCGAAATGGCTGAATTGAATGAGTTGGTGGCCAGCGAAATCGAAAGTCTCGGTGAGCAAGAACGCATGGTCGTGACCATGTACCACCGGGACGAACTCAATATGCCCGAGATCGGAGAGGTGTTGGGGCTTTCCGTGCCCCGTATCTCTCGAATCATGGCGACCGCGTTATTCAGAATCAAAGAGGCGATCCGATGCAAGACAATGTAA
- the fliP gene encoding flagellar type III secretion system pore protein FliP (The bacterial flagellar biogenesis protein FliP forms a type III secretion system (T3SS)-type pore required for flagellar assembly.), with product MLGDAVTASEQGSEFFSNLTPPVQIALLVGALSFATAVLVSVTAFTRIIIVLSFVRRALSTQEIPPNQVLMGLSLFMTMFVMAPTFEAIHSNAIVPFMESAKPVEDGGEPAAEFGLDDAVSASVVELKSFMILNTRTDDLALFFDLSNTPPPSERLDTPLKIMVPAFIISELKTAFIMGFCIYIPFLLIDLVVSTILMALGMMMMPPVVVSTPCKLLLFVLVDGWQLIAKALVSSFASA from the coding sequence ATGCTAGGAGACGCTGTCACCGCGAGCGAACAAGGATCGGAATTCTTTTCGAACTTGACGCCACCGGTCCAGATTGCGCTGCTGGTCGGGGCCCTGAGTTTTGCAACCGCTGTGCTGGTCAGCGTGACCGCCTTCACTCGGATCATCATCGTTTTATCCTTCGTGCGTCGAGCGCTCTCGACCCAAGAGATACCGCCGAACCAAGTCCTGATGGGCTTGAGTCTATTCATGACGATGTTTGTGATGGCGCCCACCTTTGAGGCGATCCATTCCAATGCCATCGTGCCATTCATGGAATCGGCCAAGCCCGTGGAGGATGGTGGCGAGCCTGCGGCGGAGTTTGGGTTGGACGATGCCGTCAGCGCATCGGTTGTCGAACTGAAATCCTTCATGATTTTGAACACCCGCACCGACGACTTGGCGTTGTTTTTCGATCTTTCCAACACGCCGCCGCCGTCAGAACGACTCGATACTCCGCTCAAGATCATGGTCCCAGCGTTCATCATCAGTGAACTCAAGACAGCATTCATCATGGGATTCTGCATTTACATACCGTTTCTGCTGATCGACTTGGTCGTCTCAACCATCCTGATGGCGTTGGGCATGATGATGATGCCGCCGGTTGTGGTCTCAACTCCTTGCAAATTGCTGTTGTTTGTCCTGGTGGATGGATGGCAGTTGATTGCCAAAGCCCTTGTCTCCAGCTTTGCGTCCGCGTAG
- a CDS encoding flagellar basal body-associated FliL family protein: MADEATEQPSEEKSSGGMMSKLIVWGLVFLLGIGTGVSVAMFVLPSDSAAAGNSLPPQPDKMDIPEPDEKIAFIDFDEVVVNLNDARYSRYVTCNFAIQVADSQKVAIELLLEDKSAVLTNWLIAHLREKTLEDVRGKLGHNTLRREIHSKFNELLFTDGIERIQDVLFKDFKVQ; the protein is encoded by the coding sequence ATGGCTGACGAGGCAACAGAACAACCGAGCGAAGAAAAGTCGTCCGGCGGGATGATGTCCAAGCTAATCGTATGGGGGTTGGTGTTCCTGCTGGGGATCGGAACGGGGGTTTCCGTGGCGATGTTCGTATTGCCCTCGGATAGCGCTGCTGCAGGGAATTCGCTGCCGCCCCAGCCCGACAAGATGGACATTCCGGAGCCAGACGAGAAGATAGCATTCATCGATTTTGATGAGGTCGTCGTGAACTTGAACGACGCAAGATACTCCCGGTACGTGACCTGTAACTTTGCAATTCAGGTGGCCGATTCCCAGAAGGTCGCCATTGAACTGTTGCTCGAAGACAAGAGCGCCGTCCTGACAAACTGGCTGATCGCACACCTCAGGGAAAAGACGCTGGAAGACGTACGTGGAAAGCTAGGGCACAACACGCTGCGGAGAGAGATACACAGCAAATTCAATGAGCTGTTGTTCACAGATGGAATCGAGCGTATTCAAGACGTGTTGTTCAAGGACTTCAAAGTTCAATGA
- the flgA gene encoding flagellar basal body P-ring formation chaperone FlgA yields the protein MMIQLTRIFSALVIAIALLMAGARTVHCADLQIVLKENVACPQQEWIVIGDVADVIGGAPIQRQQIAQLDLDRVDHQADQCVISMGQVRTRILLEGFRRDQFTVSGAQQSSIRCVPLGAPSFTSRVQESIAKEIARQFAMQPQSIAVRLQNESQIETLSGKLTSDEFGVTVVVQPQLPFGKTQIQVEFTQQTGQRFSIVLDTQVIVSLPVAISTQSITRGTAIDESMFQVIRRPIARRESFASPDALIGQTATRDIGENEVLLSTYLSNRPVVREPLVKRNDLLDVVIDLDGNEIRLRNAKAMSAGSKGDSIAVLNTNSNKQFSAVVIDKNLARVEIPRGMIR from the coding sequence ATGATGATCCAACTCACTCGAATCTTCTCTGCACTGGTGATCGCCATCGCCCTGCTGATGGCTGGCGCAAGAACCGTTCACTGTGCGGATCTACAGATCGTTCTCAAAGAGAACGTTGCCTGCCCGCAGCAGGAATGGATCGTGATCGGCGATGTCGCCGACGTGATTGGCGGAGCACCGATCCAGCGCCAACAGATCGCTCAACTGGATCTCGATCGAGTCGACCACCAAGCCGATCAGTGCGTCATCTCGATGGGGCAAGTCAGAACACGAATCTTGCTGGAAGGCTTTCGCAGAGATCAATTCACAGTCTCGGGAGCACAACAGTCATCGATCCGGTGTGTACCGCTCGGTGCGCCAAGCTTCACGTCACGCGTTCAGGAATCCATCGCAAAAGAAATCGCCAGACAGTTTGCGATGCAGCCCCAATCGATCGCAGTGAGACTGCAGAACGAATCTCAAATTGAGACGCTTTCTGGCAAGCTGACTTCAGACGAGTTTGGCGTCACCGTCGTTGTTCAGCCCCAACTGCCGTTCGGAAAAACACAGATCCAAGTCGAGTTCACACAGCAGACAGGCCAACGATTCTCAATCGTTCTGGACACCCAAGTCATCGTTTCGCTGCCTGTCGCGATCTCGACTCAATCGATCACTCGCGGTACCGCTATCGATGAATCGATGTTCCAAGTGATTCGGCGTCCGATCGCGAGACGCGAGTCGTTTGCATCGCCGGATGCGTTGATCGGGCAAACGGCAACTCGCGACATCGGGGAAAACGAAGTCCTGCTGTCAACCTACTTATCCAATCGCCCGGTGGTGCGCGAGCCACTGGTCAAACGAAATGATCTACTGGACGTGGTCATTGATCTTGACGGCAATGAAATCAGACTCCGCAACGCAAAGGCAATGAGTGCTGGCAGCAAAGGAGACTCGATTGCGGTGCTGAACACCAACTCGAACAAGCAGTTCAGCGCCGTGGTGATTGACAAAAATTTGGCTCGCGTCGAAATCCCCCGAGGAATGATCCGATGA